One Acropora palmata chromosome 2, jaAcrPala1.3, whole genome shotgun sequence genomic window carries:
- the LOC141874154 gene encoding melanocyte-stimulating hormone receptor-like, whose amino-acid sequence MWSSLGNSTSNLMGMMVEDSPAKPGLHYRICYHFTRTHFDMEESSPVWYIFNCVVNIVFSVISTLSNLFILVAIRRSPSLHTPSVAFLFGLTLSDLGVGLIVQPLFFLQILAKVIRHKPLFCVAGISAEISAHALCLVSLLTVTAVGVDKLVALLLHLRYKELVTIKRVIVVLLCVWLFSTAFGSLWLWRYQPIKTISVSIITLCLLTGTYSYVKIYRIVAHHRSRIKAQCVNVLQPDEKHDNIENLNLANMKKQAIGTFLVFCILAVCFTPYLCTVVVIETHGLTTARRISFELTATLIFINSSLNPLIYCWRLREINVAVRRTWDGFFSWCQIIFSPF is encoded by the coding sequence ATGTGGAGCAGCCTTGGAAACTCAACAAGCAACTTAATGGGAATGATGGTAGAGGACTCACCAGCAAAACCGGGATTACATTATCGTATCTGCTATCATTTTACTCGCACTCATTTTGATATGGAGGAATCATCTCCCGTATGGTACATCTTCAACTGCGTCGTAAACATTGTATTTTCAGTCATTTCCACGCTGTCCAACTTGTTCATCCTTGTCGCCATTCGCCGCTCTCCTTCGCTTCACACCCCTTCTGTGGCTTTTCTATTCGGATTGACTTTGTCTGATCTCGGCGTCGGGCTAATTGTACAACCCCTGTTCTTCTTGCAAATACTAGCTAAAGTAATACGACACAAACCACTGTTTTGCGTAGCTGGCATCTCGGCCGAGATATCCGCCCACGCTTTGTGTCTTGTTTCGCTGCTAACAGTCACAGCTGTTGGTGTGGACAAATTGGTCGCACTTCTTCTTCATCTGAGGTACAAGGAACTAGTCACTATCAAGCGAGTAATTGTTGTTCTTCTTTGTGTTTGGCTGTTTAGCACCGCATTTGGATCGCTTTGGTTGTGGCGATACCAGCCCATCAAAACTATTTCTGTCTCAATCATAACTCTCTGTCTGCTCACCGGGACCTATTCTTATGTAAAAATCTACCGGATAGTGGCACATCATCGATCAAGGATAAAGGCCCAATGCGTCAATGTTTTGCAGCCAGACGAGAAGCATGACAATATCGAGAACTTAAACTTGGCCAATATGAAAAAACAAGCGATTGGTACATTTTTGGTGTTTTGTATTCTCGCAGTATGTTTTACACCTTATCTCTGCACAGTCGTAGTGATAGAAACCCACGGCCTCACTACTGCGAGGAGAATTTCTTTTGAACTGACAGCAACGTTGATATTTATAAATTCTTCATTAAATCCTTTGATTTATTGCTGGCGCTTGCGAGAAATAAACGTTGCAGTCCGGCGGACTTGGGATGGCTTCTTCAGCTGGTGTCAAAtcattttttcacctttttga